The following nucleotide sequence is from Nitratidesulfovibrio termitidis HI1.
CTAAAACTTGCAGCAGGAATAACCCTATAACGATAACACCACCGCAAATACGCTCGTATTCTATTTCTCAACATTGCAAACGCTACATGAGCTGAGCGAAATGTCTCAACACTAGAAACCCATGGAACACCATAAACTTCGCCTCTCCAACAAACTGAACCAGCTACTTCATCATACCCTCTTGACACCTTGCCTTTCCCAACCCCAACTTGCCACACGCACATGCGATAGCGTTGCACAAAGATCATCTCTTGCATTCGTACGCCCTCCACAAGGCGTGCCCATTACCACCCAACCTGACTCGCGCCAAGGTGGGGCTATAGTGGGGCTAAACACCAACAACAAAAAGAGGCTTACAAGTATTTCCTTGTAAGCCTCTGATTTTTCTGGTTGCGGGGGCCGGATTTGAACCGACGACCTTCGGGTTATGAGCCCGACGAGCTACCGAGCTGCTCCACCCCGCGACACGATGTGGGGACTGCCTCCCCAGCGAAGAAGGTGTGTATACGTGGCGCGGGCCGGGCTGTCAACCGCGCATTTACATCGCCGGGCAAATTCCTTATGTAGTGCGGGCCATGCAGAACAAGAACATCACCTCTCTTTCCGTCGTGCTGCCCGTGTACAACGAACAGGACAACCTGCCCGCCCTGTTCGAGGAAATCCGCCGCTCCATCGCCAACATCGGCAAGGAGTGGGAAGTGCTGTTCGTGGACGACGGCAGCAAGGACCGCAGCCTTGAGGTCATCAAGACCCTTGCGGCGGATCATCCCCAGATTCGCTACCTGTCGTTCCGCAAGAACTGCGGGCAGTCCGCCGCCTTTGCCGCCGGGTTCCAGGCCGCGCGCCACGAGGTCATCGTGACCATGGACGCCGACCTGCAGAACGACCCTGCCGACATCCCCGCCATGCTCATCGAATTCGAACGCGGGTACGACATGGTCATCGGCTGGCGCGCCAAGCGCAAGGACACCTTTGCCAAGCGCATCGCCTCCAGGTGGGCCAACGCCATCCGCAACCGCCTGACCGGCGAGACGGTGAAGGACACCGGTTGCTCGCTGAAGATATTGCGCACCACCATGGCCCGGCACATCCCCATGTTTACCGGCATGCACCGCTTTCTGCCCACGCTGATGAAGATGCAGGGCGCCACCGTGTCCGAACTGAAGGTGAACCACCGTCCGCGCCTGCACGGCGTGTCCAAGTACGGCGCCTTCAGCCGCGCCAAGACCGCCGCCTTCGATCTGCTGGCCGTGGCGTGGATGAAGCGCCGCTACATCAACTACGACATCGCCGAGCGCAACTGATCGATACGGAACGACGCGCCAAACGTGACGTAATGCCCGTACGCGCCTTTCCGCCGTTCCCGATCCACGGAACCGGGCCGAGGCTCCCTTTCCCGCCGCAGGCAGTACTGGATGGACACGCTGGAATGGACGCTCTGGCCCGCCCGCTGGGCCATCCTGCTTATCGGCCTGCTGGCGCAACTGGCCGCGCTAGTGCTGGCCGTGCGCCGGGAAGGCGCGCGGGCCTGCTCCACACTACCGTCACCCCAGCGTGCTTGCCGACCTGAAAGCTCGCCCTCGCCCGACTCCAAAGCGACATACGATTTCACACCCGCCATGGCCGCAGCCCCCGGCCCTCCCGCAGGCGCGCACGAGGCTACGCCCGGCGACTATCCCGATGAAATTCCACCCCGCATGCCCTGCGTTTTCCGCATCTCTCGCGGGCTGTTGCTGACCGGCGGCGCGCTGGTGGCCACTTTTGCCCTGCTGGAACGCGACATGCTGCTGCTGGCCGGACAGATGCTGGCCCTGCCCCTGCTCTGGCCGCGCCAGCGCTGACACCCCGGCACCTTGACGACGCGGCCCGTTGCCGCTACTGCGCACATGCGGTGTGCGCCGCCCATCCGTCCACCCTCACCCGGCCCCAGCCATCACCCTGCATGACCAACCGCCCCACCCGACTTCTCAAACGCGTGCTCAAGGGTGCGTTCGTCTTTCTCGGCCTTGCCGCCGCCATTGCGCTGTTGCGCCTCTCCGGCCTGCACGACGCCCTGGACACCGCCTGGGTGGATGCCAACATCCGCGACCACGGCGTTGCCGGTCTGGCCCTGTACCTTGGCGTGGGCTGCCTGCTCACCGCCGTGGGCATGCCCCGGCAGGTGGTCAGCTTTCTGGGCGGCTACGCCTTCGGCGCGGTGCTGGGCACCGTGTGGGGCACGCTGGCCACGGCCATGAGCTGCGTGGTCACCTTCTACTATGCGCGCCTTGCCGGGCAGTCGTTCGTGGCGCGCCGCTTCAGCCGCAGGGTGGCCAAAATCAACGCCTTCCTCGGGCGCGACCCGTTTGCCATGTCGTTCATCATCCGCTGCCTGCCCGTGGGCAACAACGTGCTGACCAACCTGCTGGCCGGGGTCAGCGCCATTCCCGCGCTGCCGTTCATTGCCGGGTCCGCCGCCGGGTATGTGCCGCAAACGTTCATCTTCGCCCTGCTGGGCAGCGGCGTACGCGTTTCTCCAGAATTGCGCACCACTGCCAGCGCCGTGCTGTTCGTCCTGTCCAGCCTGCTGGGCTACCTGCTGTACCGCCGCTACCGGGTGGACGACACCCTGGAAGCTCCAGAGGACGGACCGGAAGACGGACCGGAAGGCAGACCGGACGGCGGCAGCCAATCCTCGCCCTCCGACAAGGGCGCATAGCCCATTACAAAAGAACCTGCCCGCAGGCGACTGACTGGGGCAGCCCCCCCCACCCGTCAAACACGCCATCTGCGCGCCCCCCCTTCCCGCAACGACGCAAAACCGCCCGCCGACATGCATCGGCGAGCGGTTTTCATTCTAGACTGGAGAAACGGTTTCCGCGACTCTCGCGGCACGCCGCCTTACGACACCTTGGCCCCGTTGGCCACCGGGCCGGACGCGGCCACCAGTTGCATGCCGCTTTCGGTGCGCACGGCAAGGATCATCCCCTGCGATTCCAGGCCGCGCAGCTTGCGCGGGGCAAGGTTGGCCACCACGGCCACCTGACGCCCCAGCAGGAAGTCCGGTTCGAAGTATTCAGCAAGCCCGGCCACGATCTGGCGCGGAGCAGCCTCGCCAAGGTCCACTTCCACACGCAGCAGCTTGTCGGCGTTGGGGTGGCGTTCCACCACCACCACAGTGCCGAAGCGGATGTCCAGCTTCTGGAAATCGGCAAACTCTATGGTGGCGGGTTCGTCGCCAGCAGCAGGCGCGGCGGATTGGGCGGCAGCCTGCGCGGGCGCGGCGGCCTTCTCCTTCTTCTTGCCTTCCGCCTTGGCGGGTTTGGCTTCTTCCGTCTTTTCCAGTTCCACGCGGGGGAACAGGTTGGACGATGCCGCCACGGTGGTCCCGGCGGCCAGCCCGCCCCAGCGGTCGGCCTCGTCAGCCAATTGCACGGTGGCAGGGTCCAGTGTCTGGCCCAGTTGCCCCAGCAACACAGTGGAAGCCTCGGGCATCACCGGCCACAGGTGCACGGCCACCTTGCGCATGCATTCCAGCATCACGTACATGACGGTGCCCAGACGCTCGGTGTCGCCCTGCTTGAACAGGGCCCACGGCGCGGCATGGTCCACGTAACGATTCAGGGCCCGCACCAGCTCCCACAGCGATTCCAGCGCGTTGGAAAAACGCACCCGCTCGAACAGCCGCACGTAGTTGCGTTGAGCCTCTTCCGCCAGGGTACGGATGGCCTCGTCTTCCTCGGTCAGCGGCCCCTGCGCGGGCACCACGCCGCCGAAGTACTTGGCGGTCATGGACAGCACGCGGCTGAACAGGTTGCCGAGGTCGTTGGCAAGGTCCGCGTTCAGGCGGGCCACCAGCGCGTCTTCCGAAAAGCTGGCGTCACTGCCGAAGTGCATCTCGCGCAGCAAAAAGTAGCGGAAGGCGCTCAGACCGTACTTGTCGATCATGGACAGCGGGTCCACCACGTTGCCCAGCGATTTGGACATCTTGGTGTCGCGCACCAGCCAGTAGCCGTGCACATTCAGATTGTTGTAGGGCTCCAGCCCCGCCGCCTTCAGCATGGTGGGCCAGAATACCGCGTGCGGCTTCAGGATGTCCTTGGCCACCAGATGCTGCACGCCGGGCCAGAAGCGACCGAACTTCTCGCCATCGGGCCAGCCCAGCGCGGAGATGTAGTTGATCAGCGCGTCGAACCACACGTAGCACACGTAGTCCTTGTCGAACGGCAGTTCGATGCCCCAGGTCAGGCGGGACTTGGGCCGCGAGATGCACAGGTCTTCCAGCGCGCCGCTGTCCAGAATGCCCAGCACTTCGCTGCGGTAGCGCTCGGGCCGGATGAAGTCGGGGTTGTCCAGAATGTACTGGCGCAGCCACCCCTGATACTTTGACATGCGGAAAAAGTAGTTCTTCTCGCTGATGTATTCCGGCTTCACCTGGTGCTGTGGACAGAGGCCGTTTTCCAGTTCCTTCTCGGTGTAGAACCGCTCGCACCCGTAGCAGTAGTGGCCGCCGTATTCCCCGAAGTAGATGTCGCCGCTGTCGTAGACCTTCTGCAACACGTCCTGCACGCACTTCTTGTGTTCCGCGTCGGTGGTGCGGATGAACTGGTCATACTCCACGCCCAGATGCGGCCACAGGTCGCGAAACTGCGTGCTCACGCCGTCCACGAATTCCTGCGGCGAGCACCCGGCCTTTTCGGCGGCCTGCACGATCTTGTCGCCGTGCTCGTCGGTGCCGGTCAGGAAATAGGTGTCCTTGCCCAGCAGGCGGTGGAAGCGGCGCAACGAGTCGGCCACGATGGTGGTGTAGGCATGGCCGAGATGCGGCTTGGCGTTGACGTAGTAGATGGGGGTGGTGATGTAGAAGCGGTCCACGTGAGTCTCCCGATTCGGGCGCTGCGGGCGGTACGGGTCTGCCGCGCCGCCCTTGCGATATGATGCCCGCCCCCGGCGCACGCCGGGGGCGGAAGCTGTTGCCTGTATGGTCGCCATGCCCTGCTCCGAACCACGGAGCCGGGGCTGGCCGGTGTCGTCAGTTATTCGTTGCCGTGGCCGCCGTCGTGCCCGCCGCCGGAACCGCCCTCTCCGCCTTCACGGGGACCGGAAGGCCGCCGCTTGCGCTTGCGCCGCCCCCGGCTGGACCGCAGGGTGGACGGGTCGGTGTTTTTCAACGGGCCGCGCGCGCGGGGCATGGCGATGGCCGCCGGTGCGCTCGCCACGGTCGGTGCCACTACAGGTGCCTGTACGGCAGGTGCAGCACCGGGCTGGTTTTGGGACGAACCAGCTTCAGGAGCCGCTGCCCCTGTGCCGGACGCCTGCGGCGCAGTGCCACCGTAGGGTTCGCCCGACCCGGCAGGTACCCCCGCCGGAACAACAGACTCGCCCCCCGCAGCGGAAGCAGCCGTAGTAACCGGCGCAACCGTAGCAACCGAGGTAATCGGGGCTGCCGCATCCGCCGGGGTGGAAACAGCGCCGTCACCGGTCAGGGCCGCGGGACCTGTCTCCACGACCACCGGGGCATCCGCCCCTTCGGCCTGCGGTACGGGGCCGCCGGTCATGAACGTATCGAAGGTTGCGGCAAACGCGGCCTGGGCGATGCTGCCAGCCGGAGCGGCCTCGCGCGCGGGGCGCGGAGCGTCATGAGGCGCGGACGGGGCGGGCTGGGCCTGTGGGGCACGTCCATCGCGCCGTTCTCCACGATCCGAACGATCCGAACGGTCGGGCCTGTCAGCCCTGTCCGATCGCTCCGGCCGATCGCCACGTTCACCCCGTTCCGGCCTGTCCCCACGCTCGGGCCTGCGCCCGTCACGCCCCTCGCGCGGCTGACCTTCCGGCCCATCCGCGCGGCGTTCATGCTGCCCGTCCGGGCGCGGCATGTTGCCGCCGTGACCGCCAGCGGGACCACCGCCGCCCTGCTCCGGTCGGCGCGGTTCCATCTGCTGCCATTCTTCCAGCGTGACCTCGACCTCTTCATTGGATTCGGTCAGCAGGGCCAGACTGCCCCGGAACATGTTGGCGCGCAGTACCTTCACCGCGCCGCGCGAGGTCAGGTACTTCTTGCCCAGGCGCGGGCAGCGCCGGTGGAATTCCTCGTAGTTTTCCTGCTCGTAGCTCAGGCAGCACAGCAGGCGCCCGCAGATGCCGGAAATCTTGGCCGGGTTCAGGAACAGATTCTGTTCCTTGGCCATCTTGATGGTCACCGGGGCGAACTTGCGCAAAAAGCGGCGGCAGCAGCAGACCATGCCGCAGTTGCCCACCGCGCCGATCATCTGCGTTTCGTGACGCACGCCGATCTGGCGCAGTTCAATGCGGGTGCGGTAGTTCTTGACCAGGTCCTTGACCAGTTCGCGGAAGTCGATACGGGTCGGCGCCGTGAAATAGAAGATGATCTTGCTGCGGTCGAAGAATACCTCCACGTCCACCAGCTTCATCTCCAGGTCGCGGCCCCGGATGCACTCGTTGCAGAAGGCGCGGGCCTCGTCGCCCAGCTTCTCGTTTTCCGCTGCCTGCTCCAGGTCCTCGCCGCTTGCCACGCGCAGGATGGGCCGAAGGTCGGCCTCGGCCTCGCCCGCGTCTTCCGGCAGGTCGTCGCGCAGGGTCACCACTTCGCCGATGCCCTGCCCCTGATCGGTTTCCACGATCACCCTGTCACCCACGGCAACGGGCTGACCACCGCTGAGAAAATAGTATATCTGTCCGTATTCACGGAACTTGATGCCAAGTATTCGTTCCATCATGCTCGCCGGTTTCAGCCGGTTGACGCCCGTCCGGAAACATTCCGGCGAAAGGGGATGCGAACGGATTACGCCGCATGGCCGCGTGGCGGCCATCTCCACCTTCCTTGGCGAAATAACCTCCTCTTTTCCGCTTTTATGAGGCCTGTGTCAATAAAGCCGCGCCCCGCGCGGCCTTGGCGGCATTGCGCCGTTTCGGCAAGCGCCTGTTCCCGGCGGTTGCAACGCCCGTGCTCGTACCGTACAAGGTTCAAAGCCCATGTGACCAGTTTCACGAAGACCGTCCACCGGAGGCCCGCATGCTCCCCCGCACCGAAGCCATCGAACTGCTGCGCTCGCACAACCCGGAACCCCACCTTGTCCAGCACGCCCTGGCAACCGAGGCCGTCATGCGCGGCCTGGCCGCCCGTTTCGGGCAGGACGCCGAACTCTGGGGCTTGGCCGGGCTGCTGCACGACATCGACTACCCCCTCACCAAGGAAACGCCCGAACGGCACGGTCTGGTTGCCGTGGACCTCATCGGCGACAGGCTGCCGCCGGAAGCCGTGCAGGCCATCGTGGCCCACAACAGCGAATACACCGGACGCGAACCGGCCAGCCTGTTCGACCGCGCCCTGCGCTGCGGCGAAAGCGTGACCGGCCTGGTCAGCGCCGCCGCGCTGGTGCGCCCCACCGGCATGGACGGCATGCAGGCCTCCAGCCTGAAAAAAAAGATGAAGGACAAGGCGTTTGCCGCCAGCGTCAGCCGCGAAAGAATCCGCGAGTGCGAGGCCATAGGCCTTGAGCTTGGCGAATTCCTGACCATCGCCATCGAGGCCATGACGCCTGCTGCCGCAGAACTGGGCCTGACCCGCTAGTCGGCCTGACCCGCTAGTCGGCCTGACCCGCTAGTCGACCTGCCCCGTGCGCCCGGGCCGGTAGAGTCAGTCAGGCCAACCGGGCCGAGAGGGCCAGCCGGGCCGATCAAACAAATCAGGCCTATCGGGCCACGGCGCACCCCTTTCCGGCAACACCGACACCGCTCCAACGTACAACAACTCGAAGGAACCCCGCATGAAGCTCTCGTTCGTCATCGTCGCCGCCAACGCGGCGAAGTACATCGGCGACTGTCTTGCCTCGGTCCGCGCCGCAGCGGCCGAAATGACGGGCCTTGCCGAATCCGCCGACATCATCGTCGTGGACCGCGCCTCCACCGACGCCACCATTCGCAACGCACGCGACATCGCGCCCGAAGCCGTTATCGTCGAAGCCCCGGCCAGCGCCGGTTTTGCCGCCGCCGCAAATCTTGGCATCGCCCGTGCCAGCGGCGATGTGATCATCTTCGTGGACCCCGCCGTCACCCTGAGCCCCGGCGCTGCCCGCCGCCTGGCGGAACACATGGATACCACCCCCGCCTGCATGGTGGCCGGCGGCATGGTCACCGGCCCCAAGGACGCCGTACTGCGCGGCGCCGTCCGCCTGCCCGGCCTTATCGTCAAGCTGGCCCGCCTCAGCGGGCTGCCGGGCCGCCTGCCGCGCACCTGGTTCAACTGGCCCGCCTACGGCGAAAAGCACTTCCAGCAGCCCACCCGCGTGCAGGCCGTCTCGCTGGCGTTCGCCGCCGTGAAGACCGCCGCCCTGCGCAAGCTGGGTCCGCTGGACGAACGTTTTCAGGGCGATGCCTTCACCGGGCACGACCTGTGCCGCCGCATCCGCCGCGCGGTGATGTTCGACTGGAACGTGGCCGTGGTGCCGCAGGCCCGCGCCTGTGCGCAGGACGCCTTTGTCCTGCGGCCCGAAGTAGAGGACTTCGACCTGAACGGCGACGGCGTGGTGCGCGCCCGCGTGCGCGACGAAATGCTATACGTGTGGAAGAACTATTGCGTGCTCACCTCGCTGGGGAACAGCCTGCTGGAACTGGTCGGCACCAGCATGCGCTACGTGGTGTCCGCGCTGCCCGGCATCGGCTGCGACAAGTGCGCCCGCCACAACGCCGCCGTGCTGCGCGAAACATCGCGGGCCATGCTGGATACCCAGCTTGGCATGCAGTACCCCACCACCCCCTGGTAGCCGGGCGTCGGCACCGCGACGCGGCCTTTATCCGCGCGCGAAAGGCCGACGCCAAACATGAACGCTACGGGGCGGACGGCGCTAAACCGTCCGCCCCTTTGATTCCGGGCGCGCAGTCTGGCCTTATGGACTGCGCCATGCTATCCTGTGCAGGTATCTCCGGTGAAAAACCACCCAAAATGCCCATGAAGCCGTGGGACCGTTTTCACCCGGCCCTTTCGGTTCCGCCCACTACACTCCAAGCCGCCATCCCCGGGAGGACAGACCCCATGCCCTCGACCCGTTACGACAACGGCGTCCTGCAACTGGACACCACCATTCCCGTCCTGGGACCGGCCAAGATACCCACCCCGCTCTGCTACGGCAGCTACGCCGACGAACAGGGCATCCCCCTGTTCCTCGACCGCGAGCACATCGCCGAACTGGGCGCGGAATCCGTGCCCCTGCTGTTCGAGCCCGCCGGGCCGCGCAGTCACCTGTATTTCGATTCCTCCAAGACCAAGTGCGCCATCGTCACCTGCGGCGGCCTGTGCCCCGGCATCAACGACGTGATCCGGGCCATCGTCATGGAGGCGTACCACGCCTACAACGTGCCCGCCGTCATCGGCATCCGTTACGGGCTGGAAGGGTTCATCCCCAAGTTCCGCCACGAATTCATGGAACTGACCCCGGACAAGGTCTCGGACATCCACCAGTTCGGCGGCACCATCCTGGCCTCGTCGCGCGGGCCGCAGTCGCCCGAAGAAGTGGTGGACGCGCTGGAACGCATGAACGTCAGCGCCCTGTTCATGATCGGCGGCGACGGCACCATGCGCGCGGCGTCGGGCATCGTGGCCGAGATCGCCCGGCGCAACCTGCGCATCTCGGTCATCGGCATCCCCAAGACCATCGACAACGACATCAACTTCATCAGCCAGTCATTCGGCTTCGAAACCGCCGTGTACAAGGCTACCGAAGCCATCCAGTGCGCCCATGTGGAAGCGCTGGGGGCCATGAACGGCGTGGGGCTGGTCAAGCTGATGGGCCGCGAGTCCGGCTTCATCGCCGCGCACGCCACCCTTTCGCTGAAGGAAGTGAACTTCGTGCTCATCCCCGAGGTGGGCTTTACCCTGCACGGCGAAGGGGGCCTGCTGCCCGCGCTGGAAAAGCGGCTGCGCTCGCGCGCCCATGCCGTGATCGTGGTGGCCGAAGGCGCAGGCCAGCACCTGCTGGAAGGCACCGGAGAAACCGACGCCTCGGGCAACCCCATTCTGGGCGACATCGCCACCCTGCTGCGCACCGAAATCAAGCGCTACTGCGACGAGCATTCGCTGCCGTTCTCGCTGAAGTACATCGACCCCAGCTACATCATCCGCTCCGTACCGGCCAACGCCAACGACCGGGTGTACTGCGGCTTTCTGGGCCAGCACGCCGTGCATGCCGCCATGGCCGGGCGCACCGGCATGGTGGTGTCCAAGCTGATGGACCGCTACGTGCACCTGCCGCTGGACCTGGTAACCCGCACCCGGCGCAGGCTGAACGTGGCGTCCGACTACTGGCGGGCGGTGCTGGAGTCCACCGGGCAGGTGGATCTGGCGGGGATGGTGCCGGATACCACCCGCGCCTGCCCCATCTAGGCGCGGCCCCCAAAGCGTCCTTTCGCCCGCTGGCGTCGTCAAACTTCGCCGGCCATGTCGGTCGAATACGATAAGAGTATACTCCCTCATGGCCGGCTTGTTTTCCTTGCCAGCGAACGAAAATCCTGCTTTGGAGACCGCGCCTCGAAGACAGTGACGGGGCGTCACGTAAAGCACATGTTTCTTGCCGGAAGCCCGAAATCCTGTCGTCCGGGCACGGTCGGAAAGACAGTAACGTGCTGTCCTCAACCAGATAGCACGCAAAAATTCCTTCATTAGTCCTGGATACCCCCTCCCCATGCCCACGCCAGCACTGACGCAAATCAAGGCCTCCGCCGGATCGGGAAAAACCTACACCCTGACCCGGCGGTTCCTGTCGTTGCTGGCGGGCGCGCGCGACGAGGACGGGCGGGCCTGCGCGCTGGCCGTGGAAGGTGGGCACTGCTGGCCGGACATTCTGGCGGTGACCTTCACCAACAAGGCCGCGTCGGAAATGAAGGAGCGGGTCATCCGGCTGCTCAAGGAGCATGCTCTGGCGGATCCGGCCAAAACAGGGAAAGACGGGGGGGATGGCGCATGGCCCCCGGCCCGCGCGGCCCGCTGGGTGGACATCATCCTGCGGCGCTACGGCGCGCTGAACATCCGCACCATCGACAGCCTGCTGACCATGCTGGTGCGGCTGGCCGCGCTGGAACTGTCCCTGCCGCCCGACTTCGAGCCGTCCTTTTCGCCCGACGAATATTTCGAGCCGTTGTACGACCTGATTCTGGACCGCGCCCGCCGGGGCGACGTGCAATTGCGGGACGACGTGCGCGACGCCTGCCGCCTGCTGCTCTTCCACACCGATCTCAAGGGGTTCACCGTGGGGGCCGGGCTGCGGGTGCGCCTTTCGCAGCTGTTGCAGTTGCATCTGGCGGAAGGTGGCATGTCCGGCCCCGACCCGTTTGACGAAACCCCTCACCGGGGTGGCCTGCCTGATGTGGATACCGACGCCCTGGCCGCCAGGCTGGTGACCATCCACTCGGACATGCAGGACGCCACAGCCACCCTGTCGCGCGTCCTGGCCGAAGAGCAACTCTCCGCAGCCGCCAACCTGCACAAGTTTCTGGACAAGTGCGCGGAGAACAGCGCCTTTTCTCCGTTGTCCAAGTCGGTCTATCTGGAAAAAGGCGGGCTGGACGACTGCCTGCTGAAGGCCTCCAAAGGCAAGGGCAGCGACGATGCCCGCGCGGCCTTCGACGCCTGGCGCGACGCCTGCAACGATTTTGCCGTGCGCGGGCGGCTCATCCAGCGCGCCTTGCAGGTGGCCCCGCTGGCCGGTCTGGCCCGCGCCATGGCCGCGCACCTGCCCGATTTCCAGCGGCGCGAGGGCAAGCTGCCCCAGCCGCTCATCCCCCTGCACGCCCGCGACGTGCTGCACGGCGAGTTCGGCGTGTCGGAAGCCTTCTGCCGCATGGGCACGCGCCTCGCTCACATCCTTATCGACGAATTTCAGGACACCAGCCGCGACCAGTGGGCCGCCATCGAGCCGCTGGCCGTGGAATGCCTGTCGCGCGGCGGCGGGCTGACCTGGGTGGGCGACGTGAAGCAGGCCATCTACGGCTGGCGCGGCGGCGATTCCGCCCTGTTCGACGACATTCTGGCGTCCCCCGCGCTTACCGCCATCGTGCCCGACCCGGAGCAGGATACCCTGCCCCGCAACTGGCGCAGCCGTGCGGCCATCGTGCAGCACAACAACACCGTGTTCGCGCAACTGGACGACCCGCTGCGCGCGCGGGGCGTGCTGTCGGCCATGCTGGGCGACAAGACGCCAACCCACGTACTGGACGAGGCCGCCGCGTCCGTGGCGCGGGCCTTTGCCGGGGCGGCGCAGGAAGTTCCGGACAGGGATTCGGCCCGGGGCGGGCTGGTGCGCATCGTCCCCCTGCACGGCGAGGATAACGGCGACCTGCGTGACAAGGTGCGCCAGCAATTGCGCGCGCTGTTTCTGGACGATCTGGCCGCACGCCGCCCGTGGCGCGACGTGGCCGTGCTGGTGCGCAAGAACGACGAATCCGCGCTGGTGGCCTCGTGGCTCATGGACTGGGGCGTGCCGGTGGTGACCGAGAACAGCCTGCGGCTGGCCGACCACCCCCTCGTCACGCAGACCGTGGCCCTGCTGTCCTTCCTCGATTACCCGCCCAACGCGCTGGCCCTGTGGGAAGTGCTGACCGGTGCGGAACTGTTCGGCGGGGTCAGCGGGCTTTCCGACCGCGCGCTACGCGACTGGCTGGCCGACCGTTGCGCCCGCCCCGCCGACGACCCGCGCGGCGGCAGGGGGCTGCTGGCCGATTTTCGCGCCGCCTTCCCCGTGGCGTGGGAAACGTGGCTGGCCCCGTTCTACGCCCGCGCCGGGCTGATGGGCCCCTACGACACGGTGCGCGAAATCTTCGAACGCTTCCGCGTGGCGCAACGCCACCCGGAAGACATCGGCTACGTGCGCCGCTTTCTGGAGGTGGTGCACAACGCGGAATCGCGCGGGCTCACCTCTCTGGCAACCTTTCTGGAATTCTGGGTCGAAAGCGGCGGCGAGGAAAAGGTGCCCATGCCGGAAGCCATGGACGCCGTGCGGGTGATGACCATGCACAAGTCCAAGGGGCTGGAATTTCCGGTGGTGGTCATCCCCTTCCACCACCAGCCCGACCGTACCGATCCGCCGCTGGTTGTGGCCGAACTGGACGGCCAGCCGCTGCTGGCCCCGCTGTGCCCGGAAATGGGTGACCGCTACCACCACGCACAGGCGGCTGCCGCCGCCGAAAAACTGCACCTGCTCTATGTGGGCTGGACGCGCCCCGTGGACGAACTGCACGCCTACGTCACCTCCACCCCGTTTGCCGAGCGGAGTTCGTCCCTGCTGGCCGGGGTGCGCGCCCTGCTGGCCGGGTGCAACATCGACACGGGGCAGGAGTA
It contains:
- a CDS encoding glycosyltransferase family 2 protein, which produces MKLSFVIVAANAAKYIGDCLASVRAAAAEMTGLAESADIIVVDRASTDATIRNARDIAPEAVIVEAPASAGFAAAANLGIARASGDVIIFVDPAVTLSPGAARRLAEHMDTTPACMVAGGMVTGPKDAVLRGAVRLPGLIVKLARLSGLPGRLPRTWFNWPAYGEKHFQQPTRVQAVSLAFAAVKTAALRKLGPLDERFQGDAFTGHDLCRRIRRAVMFDWNVAVVPQARACAQDAFVLRPEVEDFDLNGDGVVRARVRDEMLYVWKNYCVLTSLGNSLLELVGTSMRYVVSALPGIGCDKCARHNAAVLRETSRAMLDTQLGMQYPTTPW
- a CDS encoding HDIG domain-containing metalloprotein gives rise to the protein MLPRTEAIELLRSHNPEPHLVQHALATEAVMRGLAARFGQDAELWGLAGLLHDIDYPLTKETPERHGLVAVDLIGDRLPPEAVQAIVAHNSEYTGREPASLFDRALRCGESVTGLVSAAALVRPTGMDGMQASSLKKKMKDKAFAASVSRERIRECEAIGLELGEFLTIAIEAMTPAAAELGLTR
- the metG gene encoding methionine--tRNA ligase, whose protein sequence is MATIQATASAPGVRRGRASYRKGGAADPYRPQRPNRETHVDRFYITTPIYYVNAKPHLGHAYTTIVADSLRRFHRLLGKDTYFLTGTDEHGDKIVQAAEKAGCSPQEFVDGVSTQFRDLWPHLGVEYDQFIRTTDAEHKKCVQDVLQKVYDSGDIYFGEYGGHYCYGCERFYTEKELENGLCPQHQVKPEYISEKNYFFRMSKYQGWLRQYILDNPDFIRPERYRSEVLGILDSGALEDLCISRPKSRLTWGIELPFDKDYVCYVWFDALINYISALGWPDGEKFGRFWPGVQHLVAKDILKPHAVFWPTMLKAAGLEPYNNLNVHGYWLVRDTKMSKSLGNVVDPLSMIDKYGLSAFRYFLLREMHFGSDASFSEDALVARLNADLANDLGNLFSRVLSMTAKYFGGVVPAQGPLTEEDEAIRTLAEEAQRNYVRLFERVRFSNALESLWELVRALNRYVDHAAPWALFKQGDTERLGTVMYVMLECMRKVAVHLWPVMPEASTVLLGQLGQTLDPATVQLADEADRWGGLAAGTTVAASSNLFPRVELEKTEEAKPAKAEGKKKEKAAAPAQAAAQSAAPAAGDEPATIEFADFQKLDIRFGTVVVVERHPNADKLLRVEVDLGEAAPRQIVAGLAEYFEPDFLLGRQVAVVANLAPRKLRGLESQGMILAVRTESGMQLVAASGPVANGAKVS
- the ricT gene encoding PSP1 domain-containing protein — translated: MERILGIKFREYGQIYYFLSGGQPVAVGDRVIVETDQGQGIGEVVTLRDDLPEDAGEAEADLRPILRVASGEDLEQAAENEKLGDEARAFCNECIRGRDLEMKLVDVEVFFDRSKIIFYFTAPTRIDFRELVKDLVKNYRTRIELRQIGVRHETQMIGAVGNCGMVCCCRRFLRKFAPVTIKMAKEQNLFLNPAKISGICGRLLCCLSYEQENYEEFHRRCPRLGKKYLTSRGAVKVLRANMFRGSLALLTESNEEVEVTLEEWQQMEPRRPEQGGGGPAGGHGGNMPRPDGQHERRADGPEGQPREGRDGRRPERGDRPERGERGDRPERSDRADRPDRSDRSDRGERRDGRAPQAQPAPSAPHDAPRPAREAAPAGSIAQAAFAATFDTFMTGGPVPQAEGADAPVVVETGPAALTGDGAVSTPADAAAPITSVATVAPVTTAASAAGGESVVPAGVPAGSGEPYGGTAPQASGTGAAAPEAGSSQNQPGAAPAVQAPVVAPTVASAPAAIAMPRARGPLKNTDPSTLRSSRGRRKRKRRPSGPREGGEGGSGGGHDGGHGNE
- a CDS encoding TVP38/TMEM64 family protein; this translates as MTNRPTRLLKRVLKGAFVFLGLAAAIALLRLSGLHDALDTAWVDANIRDHGVAGLALYLGVGCLLTAVGMPRQVVSFLGGYAFGAVLGTVWGTLATAMSCVVTFYYARLAGQSFVARRFSRRVAKINAFLGRDPFAMSFIIRCLPVGNNVLTNLLAGVSAIPALPFIAGSAAGYVPQTFIFALLGSGVRVSPELRTTASAVLFVLSSLLGYLLYRRYRVDDTLEAPEDGPEDGPEGRPDGGSQSSPSDKGA
- a CDS encoding glycosyltransferase family 2 protein, which gives rise to MQNKNITSLSVVLPVYNEQDNLPALFEEIRRSIANIGKEWEVLFVDDGSKDRSLEVIKTLAADHPQIRYLSFRKNCGQSAAFAAGFQAARHEVIVTMDADLQNDPADIPAMLIEFERGYDMVIGWRAKRKDTFAKRIASRWANAIRNRLTGETVKDTGCSLKILRTTMARHIPMFTGMHRFLPTLMKMQGATVSELKVNHRPRLHGVSKYGAFSRAKTAAFDLLAVAWMKRRYINYDIAERN